One Glutamicibacter mishrai genomic window carries:
- a CDS encoding DUF5719 family protein: MSDEKNVNSADSADKPAEQVPAPKPVASPQESAAPSQPVSAALSRAEQKAAKAKAKVDAKLEKVRAKEAQQRAKADAKNAAKEQKAREAEQEAAAKAEAKAEKKAEAKETAKPAAAPASTPEANAKAEPKAEPAKESEPASEKPSKAAGTPVAEPASDAKPEVASEAKDQPAVAPAQDPVSPEAHPAHKAANTSTPPAPVAAHEPKAAHKAEPEKSESDKTSAGKAETPAEGKSQAAQTAGASAAAAATGAAATPAATTPEAASKDTAGEPENAKATKRRRKLEKIRAAEAAKEEQAHKAQATEASPASESTDGKVNARRKKLDKARVAASKNAATAPTRKKTGAVLLSLAAVIAAGAVVAGGSVIAPKAAEKTLPAAVTNLPAGDASSICAPTPQLLKGVDGTDPQFAAGAKEISSNLRSIAVSDLAKRIPGSSFAKLDGSSERSLTKRIAEAEALEARGSDDDGQTGRTSKISTINDADDAQVYSLQPLGGLASEGSALRSYQAKDGDLAGLATATCQAPASNWRFTGLQTSTGSTSVMNLSNPTHTTAQISVRLRGPEGLIDTPTLQSIVLAPGESRALVLGGYAQNMDSVSAEVTSVGGKITASVQQAALRGLTPSGVDFVAPNASASNTQVIPGVWIDEKSNADALSKDDSSLVPQLHVSATGSSGAGYKVKVLGKDGEVAASFDDNLAVASNATDVQSLKQLAAGYYTIVVESDAPVTAAVRMVRGSNPKDSSDTAWAASSNVLAGTQAMPLPANGTGKFSLAAVDADSSVEATVVRKDGKLSKGRKLEINAGSSIVFDPKTVADDAQAVIFSTDANTYIGALTLSSERSIAWAAMPQANAGRDGIVVNIGG, encoded by the coding sequence GTGAGCGACGAGAAGAACGTGAACTCAGCGGATTCTGCTGACAAGCCAGCCGAGCAGGTTCCTGCGCCAAAGCCAGTGGCAAGCCCGCAGGAATCGGCGGCACCTTCGCAACCTGTATCCGCCGCCCTGTCCCGGGCTGAGCAGAAGGCCGCCAAGGCCAAAGCCAAGGTCGATGCAAAGCTCGAAAAGGTGCGCGCCAAAGAAGCGCAACAGCGTGCCAAGGCCGATGCGAAGAACGCGGCCAAGGAGCAGAAAGCTCGCGAGGCTGAGCAAGAAGCCGCAGCCAAGGCCGAGGCCAAGGCCGAGAAGAAGGCTGAGGCCAAGGAAACTGCCAAGCCTGCGGCTGCGCCAGCTTCTACGCCTGAGGCCAATGCCAAGGCCGAGCCCAAGGCCGAGCCGGCCAAGGAATCCGAGCCTGCCAGCGAGAAACCATCGAAGGCAGCGGGCACCCCAGTCGCAGAACCAGCATCCGACGCCAAGCCAGAGGTTGCCTCTGAGGCCAAGGACCAGCCAGCTGTAGCGCCGGCGCAGGATCCGGTCTCGCCCGAGGCCCATCCGGCGCACAAGGCCGCCAACACATCGACCCCGCCGGCGCCTGTTGCCGCTCATGAACCAAAGGCTGCCCACAAGGCAGAACCGGAGAAATCCGAATCGGACAAGACTTCTGCTGGCAAGGCTGAAACGCCGGCCGAGGGCAAGAGCCAGGCCGCACAAACCGCTGGTGCTTCGGCAGCTGCCGCGGCAACTGGCGCAGCAGCGACCCCTGCAGCAACAACCCCAGAAGCTGCGTCCAAGGACACCGCCGGGGAACCGGAAAACGCCAAGGCCACCAAGCGGCGCCGCAAGCTGGAAAAGATCCGCGCAGCCGAGGCAGCTAAGGAAGAGCAGGCCCACAAAGCCCAGGCCACCGAAGCAAGCCCGGCCAGCGAGTCCACCGACGGCAAGGTCAACGCGCGCCGCAAAAAGCTGGACAAGGCACGAGTCGCCGCGAGCAAGAACGCGGCCACCGCGCCCACCCGCAAGAAGACCGGTGCCGTGCTGCTGAGCCTGGCTGCGGTCATCGCTGCCGGCGCAGTGGTTGCTGGCGGATCCGTGATCGCTCCGAAGGCCGCGGAAAAGACGCTGCCAGCGGCCGTGACCAACCTGCCGGCAGGCGATGCCAGCAGCATCTGCGCGCCCACCCCGCAATTGCTCAAGGGCGTTGACGGCACCGACCCGCAGTTCGCCGCCGGTGCCAAAGAGATCTCCAGCAATCTGCGCAGCATTGCCGTTTCGGACCTGGCCAAGCGCATCCCCGGATCCTCGTTCGCCAAGCTTGACGGCTCATCGGAACGTTCGCTGACCAAGCGCATCGCAGAAGCCGAAGCCCTGGAAGCACGCGGTTCAGATGACGACGGACAGACCGGACGCACGAGCAAGATCTCGACCATCAATGACGCTGACGATGCGCAGGTCTATTCGCTGCAGCCCCTTGGCGGCCTGGCCTCGGAAGGCAGCGCGCTGCGCAGCTACCAGGCCAAGGACGGCGACCTTGCAGGATTGGCCACCGCCACCTGCCAGGCGCCAGCATCGAACTGGCGATTCACCGGCTTGCAGACCAGCACCGGTTCGACCAGCGTGATGAACCTGTCGAATCCGACCCATACCACCGCTCAGATTTCCGTCCGCTTGCGCGGGCCAGAAGGCCTGATCGACACCCCGACCCTGCAGAGCATCGTCCTGGCGCCGGGGGAGAGCCGCGCCCTGGTTCTGGGTGGTTACGCACAGAACATGGATTCGGTCTCTGCAGAGGTCACCAGCGTTGGCGGCAAGATCACCGCCTCGGTGCAGCAAGCCGCACTGCGCGGGTTGACCCCATCCGGCGTGGACTTCGTGGCTCCGAATGCCTCGGCATCCAACACCCAGGTGATCCCGGGCGTCTGGATCGATGAGAAATCAAATGCCGATGCCCTGAGCAAGGACGATAGCTCCCTGGTGCCGCAGCTGCACGTTTCCGCCACCGGTTCCTCCGGCGCCGGCTACAAGGTCAAGGTCCTGGGCAAGGACGGCGAAGTAGCCGCCAGCTTTGATGACAACCTTGCGGTGGCCTCCAACGCCACCGATGTGCAGAGCCTCAAGCAGCTTGCTGCCGGCTACTACACCATCGTGGTGGAATCGGACGCTCCGGTGACCGCTGCGGTCCGCATGGTCCGAGGCAGCAACCCGAAGGACTCCTCGGATACCGCATGGGCCGCCAGCTCCAACGTTTTGGCCGGAACCCAGGCCATGCCGCTCCCGGCCAATGGCACCGGCAAATTCTCGTTGGCCGCGGTCGACGCGGATTCCTCCGTGGAAGCCACGGTGGTGCGCAAGGATGGGAAGCTCAGCAAGGGCAGGAAGCTGGAGATCAATGCTGGATCCAGCATTGTCTTCGATCCGAAAACCGTGGCGGATGACGCGCAGGCAGTGATTTTCTCTACCGACGCGAACACCTACATCGGAGCCCTGACGCTTAGCTCTGAACGTTCTATCGCCTGGGCTGCCATGCCTCAGGCTAATGCCGGTCGCGACGGCATTGTGGTGAATATCGGCGGGTAG
- a CDS encoding 5-(carboxyamino)imidazole ribonucleotide synthase, with protein sequence MSFPKIGVIGGGQLARMMAPEALNLGFELHILAEGPDVSAARSVPDAPVGDYKDLDTLRAFAQGKDVVTFDHEHVPNEFLTTLIDEGVNIQPRPAALIHAQDKLVMREAIERLGLPNPAWAKVETVEELISFGEETGWPIVLKTPRGGYDGKGVRMLDNVQDAKDAADWFANGPLLAEDKVDFSRELSALVARTPSGEAKAWPVVHTIQVDGVCDEVIAPAQDLDQATATAAAEAALRIANEFGVTGVMAAELFETPGVGAGFVINELAMRPHNTGHWTMNGSVTSQFEQHLRAVLDLPLGQTRELGVTVMKNYLGGANEDLYSAFAAALAAAPEVKVHAYGKSVRPGRKIGHVNVVADAGQSVDELREQANKVAALIRDGVDAKN encoded by the coding sequence GTGAGCTTTCCAAAAATTGGTGTGATTGGTGGCGGGCAGCTAGCCCGAATGATGGCCCCCGAGGCCCTGAACCTAGGATTTGAACTTCATATCCTGGCCGAAGGGCCTGACGTTTCGGCCGCCCGCAGCGTTCCAGATGCGCCCGTGGGCGACTACAAGGACCTCGATACCCTGCGCGCCTTCGCCCAGGGCAAGGACGTCGTCACCTTTGACCACGAGCATGTCCCCAACGAATTCCTGACCACGCTGATTGATGAAGGCGTCAACATCCAGCCTCGTCCCGCAGCGCTGATCCACGCCCAGGACAAGCTGGTCATGCGTGAAGCCATTGAACGCCTGGGCCTGCCCAACCCTGCCTGGGCAAAGGTCGAGACCGTCGAAGAGCTGATCAGCTTCGGCGAGGAAACCGGTTGGCCGATCGTGCTCAAGACGCCTCGCGGCGGGTACGACGGCAAGGGCGTGCGCATGCTCGATAACGTCCAGGACGCCAAGGATGCCGCCGATTGGTTTGCCAACGGCCCGCTGCTGGCCGAGGACAAGGTCGATTTCTCCCGCGAGCTATCCGCATTGGTAGCCCGCACTCCTTCCGGTGAAGCCAAGGCGTGGCCCGTGGTCCACACGATTCAGGTTGATGGCGTCTGCGACGAGGTCATCGCTCCCGCGCAGGACCTCGACCAGGCCACCGCCACTGCAGCCGCCGAGGCCGCCCTGCGGATCGCCAACGAATTCGGTGTCACCGGCGTGATGGCTGCCGAGCTTTTCGAAACCCCTGGCGTCGGTGCCGGATTCGTCATCAATGAATTGGCGATGCGCCCGCACAACACCGGGCACTGGACCATGAACGGTTCGGTCACCAGCCAGTTCGAGCAGCACCTGCGTGCCGTCTTGGATCTGCCCTTGGGCCAGACCCGCGAACTCGGAGTCACCGTCATGAAGAACTACCTCGGTGGCGCCAACGAAGACCTGTACTCCGCCTTCGCCGCCGCCCTGGCCGCGGCCCCCGAGGTGAAGGTCCATGCCTATGGCAAGTCCGTTCGCCCTGGCCGCAAGATCGGGCATGTGAATGTGGTGGCCGATGCCGGGCAAAGCGTGGATGAACTGCGCGAGCAGGCCAATAAGGTCGCCGCGCTGATCCGCGACGGCGTGGACGCCAAGAACTAA
- a CDS encoding GtrA family protein, with product MLERIKSKIAGLISLFWREVAKFGVVGGIAFIIDSGIYVWLLHGSMSDSQVKAKIIAGVVATIFSWVANRYWTFRHRRQANVVRELVMFIIMNAIGLGIAAACVWVTKYWLGLTDPTSVFIAGSVVGLILGTIFRFFAYRFWVFGNEMDEEEEFAHDHELLGRPKTDTGAAVDGSTGPTDTGSTPKVMR from the coding sequence TTGCTCGAGCGCATCAAATCAAAAATTGCCGGACTCATCTCGCTGTTCTGGCGTGAAGTTGCGAAGTTCGGCGTCGTTGGTGGCATCGCGTTCATCATTGACTCGGGCATCTACGTCTGGCTGCTGCACGGTTCCATGAGCGACTCGCAGGTGAAGGCAAAGATCATCGCCGGTGTCGTTGCGACCATCTTCTCCTGGGTAGCCAACCGCTACTGGACCTTCCGCCACCGCCGCCAGGCCAACGTGGTCCGCGAGTTGGTGATGTTCATCATCATGAACGCCATCGGCTTGGGCATCGCAGCAGCCTGCGTTTGGGTGACCAAGTACTGGCTGGGCCTGACCGATCCGACCTCGGTGTTCATCGCCGGCTCGGTGGTCGGCTTGATCCTGGGCACCATCTTCCGCTTCTTCGCCTACCGCTTCTGGGTCTTCGGCAACGAAATGGATGAGGAAGAAGAATTCGCCCACGATCACGAACTCCTCGGGCGGCCTAAAACCGATACCGGTGCAGCGGTGGATGGATCCACCGGTCCCACCGATACCGGTTCAACGCCGAAGGTCATGCGCTAG
- a CDS encoding glycosyltransferase family 2 protein, translating into MGRALRARTSPSTETSNLIRPPIHVTAIVASHDGADFLPRTLAALRNQSRPIERFVGVDASSSDASFEVLRANLPSNAALLLAEEGSLGLSLEVAVSQLPEARADRDEWLWIIHDDSMPAPDALENLTRAVEASESVSIAGCKLLDIDNPRHLAEVGLSVDRKAQRLTMIDTDEVDQGQYDGRSDYFAVSSAGMFIRREVFEDLGGFDPAIPGRGDDVDLCWRNRLAGHRVVVVPTAKMYHQVEVVDSLAGPREAKRSEVFQRLKFASPLALPFLWIGLLFGAIGHFLMALLAKDPGHGFSHLGATLRGLFTPGKLAASRRNVSQIRQVPRRQVRKLMTSAAQVREYRRNLNTGRDDAEVYGDGSGADAMVEPSGDNFSDFVRIARPPRTTAVLSLIFALLLSVAASLIAWRNVLGASALSGGALRPFSQSTQEVGANALSWWQSIGTGVSAPPDNSDILFWLFSLATFGHANQASPYLFLAAMPLAALTAWWGIGAVSRSRAVRFFAALIWALLPSLTSSLASGRVGSAMVHILLPVFVLAILRSMNAQVAVEGAKPKTAKQQSVSAWTASASAALLLWAISAGSMAFFLTATVLIYALALSSLQRARSLWWIPLPAVVWNLPLLVASLSEPRLLFTEPGAATAFSPASPWQMLLGFPEAFDPKVGLVGWDMLPAGPWALVAALLVGAPIIFMAVFGTLSSAFSFNAVMRRNSRRLLWAAVIAVAAGWAIGFIPVTMDSHTAVTAYTGPFVSFAVFALMAAAANALAALRHEDKPRAIRAGAPRPLLGLMAALSVVAVLASGSVLLATQLNPATTSESLSKLVNTQQVGSSQPRTLPATAADAGRSEFQERTLVLSPRSSGEIDSQLVSGSGETLDSISRFSQVKALGGSLLDPERNEGSITASVQSKAVAMLLSESALDSRESLRELGIGYIVLNETGESVPATVRTLDAATGLASVGQTDSGWLWRVDYGTSAGAEGTGFARLVSEDGTVTVLPSERGKNSKVEIPASDSKRTLVLATPADAKLRASINGDALRSVAYPEDSDTRWAQAFEVPAEGGELTLSHKEVMATPVLILGCLVLLITILLAIPVPSSRRFANYRNSDYRFREPRAEDEELADGSEVLAAAEVQSPSTATGVLPQSRREARERASEIRENLTPKLNDRISDDDAEQEKK; encoded by the coding sequence ATGGGGAGGGCTCTCAGAGCGCGAACGTCGCCGTCTACGGAAACGAGCAATCTAATTCGTCCGCCAATTCACGTCACCGCCATCGTTGCCTCGCACGATGGCGCTGACTTTTTACCACGCACTTTGGCCGCGCTGCGCAACCAGTCGCGGCCTATTGAACGATTTGTCGGAGTCGACGCTTCTTCCTCCGATGCTTCATTTGAAGTACTTCGGGCCAACCTACCCTCCAACGCAGCCCTGCTGCTGGCCGAGGAAGGATCCCTGGGCCTGTCCCTGGAAGTAGCTGTCTCGCAGCTTCCAGAAGCTCGCGCCGACCGAGATGAGTGGCTGTGGATCATCCACGATGACTCCATGCCGGCACCCGATGCTCTTGAAAACTTGACGCGAGCCGTCGAAGCTTCCGAGTCGGTGTCTATCGCTGGCTGCAAGTTGCTGGATATCGACAACCCGCGGCACCTGGCCGAAGTGGGCCTGAGCGTAGACCGCAAGGCCCAGCGCCTGACCATGATCGATACCGACGAAGTCGATCAGGGCCAGTATGACGGACGCAGCGACTACTTTGCCGTGTCCTCGGCAGGCATGTTCATCCGCCGCGAAGTCTTCGAAGACCTCGGCGGATTCGACCCGGCAATTCCAGGCCGCGGCGACGACGTAGATTTGTGCTGGCGAAACCGCTTGGCCGGGCACCGCGTGGTAGTGGTCCCGACCGCCAAGATGTACCACCAGGTCGAGGTAGTCGACTCCCTGGCTGGACCGCGCGAAGCCAAGCGCTCGGAAGTCTTCCAGCGACTGAAGTTCGCTTCGCCGCTGGCTTTGCCATTCCTATGGATCGGGCTGCTCTTCGGAGCCATCGGCCACTTCCTGATGGCCTTGCTGGCCAAGGACCCCGGCCATGGGTTCAGCCACCTCGGCGCGACCCTGCGTGGCCTGTTCACCCCGGGCAAGCTGGCGGCCTCGCGTCGCAACGTCTCCCAGATTCGACAGGTTCCCCGCCGGCAGGTGCGCAAGCTGATGACCTCGGCTGCCCAAGTGCGCGAATACCGCCGCAACCTGAATACCGGACGCGACGATGCTGAAGTCTATGGCGATGGCAGCGGAGCTGACGCCATGGTGGAGCCCAGCGGCGATAACTTCTCGGACTTCGTCCGTATCGCCCGCCCGCCACGCACCACCGCGGTCCTGTCCCTGATCTTCGCCCTGCTGCTTTCCGTCGCCGCCTCGCTGATCGCTTGGCGCAACGTGCTGGGCGCTTCCGCTCTTTCCGGTGGCGCCTTGCGCCCGTTCTCGCAGAGCACCCAGGAAGTCGGCGCCAACGCCCTGTCCTGGTGGCAGAGCATCGGCACCGGTGTGAGCGCGCCGCCTGACAACTCCGATATCCTCTTCTGGCTGTTCTCGCTGGCGACTTTTGGCCACGCCAACCAGGCCTCGCCCTACCTCTTCCTCGCAGCCATGCCATTAGCGGCACTGACCGCATGGTGGGGCATTGGAGCGGTCAGCCGCTCCCGAGCCGTACGATTCTTCGCGGCGCTCATCTGGGCACTGCTGCCATCGCTGACCTCGTCCTTGGCCTCCGGCCGCGTCGGTTCAGCCATGGTGCATATCCTCCTGCCGGTCTTTGTCCTGGCAATCCTGCGTTCCATGAACGCTCAGGTAGCCGTCGAAGGGGCCAAGCCCAAGACTGCGAAGCAGCAGTCGGTTTCGGCCTGGACGGCCTCAGCTTCGGCAGCCTTGCTGCTCTGGGCGATCTCCGCAGGATCGATGGCATTCTTCCTCACCGCCACCGTGTTGATCTACGCCTTGGCTTTGTCGTCGCTGCAGCGAGCACGCAGCCTGTGGTGGATCCCGTTGCCGGCCGTGGTGTGGAACCTTCCGCTGTTGGTGGCTTCGCTGAGCGAACCACGACTGCTCTTCACCGAGCCAGGTGCTGCCACAGCATTCTCGCCGGCATCGCCATGGCAAATGCTGCTCGGCTTCCCGGAGGCCTTCGACCCCAAGGTCGGCTTGGTCGGCTGGGACATGCTGCCTGCCGGCCCATGGGCACTGGTTGCCGCACTCCTGGTCGGCGCGCCAATCATCTTCATGGCGGTCTTCGGCACCCTGAGCTCCGCATTCAGCTTCAATGCCGTCATGCGCCGCAACTCCCGCCGGCTGCTCTGGGCAGCTGTGATCGCCGTGGCCGCAGGATGGGCCATCGGCTTCATCCCGGTCACCATGGATTCGCATACCGCGGTAACCGCGTACACCGGACCATTTGTTTCCTTCGCGGTATTCGCCCTGATGGCTGCCGCAGCCAATGCCTTGGCCGCTTTGCGCCACGAGGACAAGCCACGAGCCATTCGCGCAGGTGCCCCTCGGCCGCTCTTGGGCCTGATGGCCGCACTGAGCGTTGTGGCAGTTCTGGCTTCCGGCTCGGTGCTCCTGGCTACGCAGCTGAACCCGGCTACAACCTCGGAATCCCTGTCCAAGCTGGTCAACACCCAGCAGGTGGGCTCATCGCAGCCACGTACCCTGCCAGCCACGGCGGCCGATGCAGGACGTTCGGAATTCCAGGAACGCACCCTGGTGCTCAGCCCGCGGTCTTCCGGAGAAATCGACAGCCAGCTGGTCTCCGGCTCTGGCGAAACCCTGGATAGCATCAGCCGCTTCTCGCAGGTCAAGGCGCTGGGCGGAAGCCTGCTGGATCCAGAACGCAATGAAGGATCCATCACCGCTTCGGTGCAGAGCAAGGCAGTGGCCATGCTGCTCTCCGAGTCGGCACTTGATTCCCGCGAGTCGCTGCGCGAACTGGGCATCGGCTACATCGTCCTGAACGAAACCGGCGAATCCGTTCCCGCAACTGTGCGCACCCTTGACGCTGCCACTGGCCTGGCGTCTGTAGGCCAAACCGACAGCGGCTGGCTCTGGCGCGTGGATTACGGAACTTCGGCTGGCGCCGAAGGAACCGGTTTCGCACGCCTGGTCAGTGAAGATGGCACAGTCACGGTGCTGCCGAGCGAACGCGGAAAGAACAGCAAGGTGGAAATCCCTGCGTCCGATTCGAAGCGCACCCTGGTCCTGGCTACGCCCGCCGATGCCAAGCTGCGGGCAAGTATTAACGGTGACGCGCTGCGCTCCGTCGCTTACCCTGAGGATTCGGACACTCGCTGGGCACAAGCCTTCGAAGTTCCCGCCGAAGGCGGCGAACTGACGCTGTCGCACAAGGAAGTCATGGCAACCCCAGTCCTGATTCTTGGCTGCCTAGTCCTGCTGATCACCATCTTGCTGGCCATCCCGGTTCCAAGCTCCCGGCGCTTCGCGAACTACCGCAATAGCGATTACCGGTTCCGTGAACCACGGGCAGAAGACGAAGAACTGGCAGACGGTTCCGAGGTTTTGGCGGCGGCTGAAGTACAGAGCCCTTCCACGGCTACCGGCGTGCTTCCGCAGAGCCGACGCGAGGCCCGTGAGCGTGCCAGCGAGATCCGAGAGAACTTGACCCCGAAGCTCAACGACCGAATTTCGGACGATGACGCCGAGCAGGAGAAGAAGTAG
- a CDS encoding WhiB family transcriptional regulator: MANLEQGYSEFSTSAVASAQYGLEDAPSDWFVDPQAGESARVAVAADLETAADNYLKEHDTAPDAEEIPSVGSWAPELDEDEEVRDTIKAVWLGVGGEVDEGELGWQARALCAQTDPEAFFPEKGGSTRDAKRVCGACVVRSECLEYALSNDERFGIWGGLSERERRRLRKRAI, from the coding sequence ATGGCGAATCTGGAGCAGGGGTACTCCGAATTTTCGACCTCGGCTGTGGCGTCCGCTCAGTACGGGCTTGAAGACGCACCGTCTGACTGGTTTGTCGACCCTCAAGCCGGTGAGTCCGCACGTGTTGCAGTAGCAGCCGATCTGGAGACCGCGGCCGACAATTACCTTAAAGAGCACGACACGGCACCGGACGCTGAAGAAATTCCTTCAGTCGGATCCTGGGCGCCGGAACTGGATGAGGACGAAGAAGTACGCGACACCATCAAGGCCGTATGGCTCGGTGTTGGCGGCGAAGTTGATGAAGGCGAACTGGGCTGGCAAGCCCGCGCACTGTGCGCCCAAACGGACCCGGAAGCGTTTTTCCCTGAAAAGGGTGGTTCGACTCGCGACGCGAAACGCGTCTGCGGCGCATGTGTTGTCCGCTCTGAATGTCTAGAATATGCCTTGAGCAATGATGAGCGCTTCGGCATATGGGGAGGGCTCTCAGAGCGCGAACGTCGCCGTCTACGGAAACGAGCAATCTAA
- a CDS encoding TIGR03089 family protein codes for MSSIQRQGTFTEELLAPRRASASPWLTWHSRSGERIELSARVFDNWVAKSANLLSDLFDLDEGSTVVIDLAPHWKSLVLALASLHHGATLVDAGHENAAQAALWITAEPNDEHIPGSSEILAVNPAALALSFGSDLGPVAEDFNASVRSYGDQFYPSAVSSSTTALASSTGSALTLNELFGSSVEAQGTILVRVQQPLLALLPYLIGQWTVGDAVVLVEDGVEVTERLREGERINFDYEPAC; via the coding sequence ATGAGCAGCATTCAACGGCAAGGAACTTTCACAGAGGAACTACTTGCGCCACGACGGGCCTCGGCTTCCCCGTGGCTGACGTGGCACTCACGCAGCGGTGAGCGCATCGAGCTCTCCGCGCGAGTATTTGACAATTGGGTAGCCAAAAGCGCCAATTTGCTCAGCGATCTTTTCGACCTGGATGAAGGCTCCACCGTCGTTATCGATCTCGCCCCGCACTGGAAGTCCCTGGTGCTCGCGCTGGCCTCATTGCATCATGGCGCGACCCTCGTCGACGCCGGACATGAGAACGCCGCGCAGGCCGCGCTGTGGATCACGGCCGAGCCCAACGATGAACACATCCCGGGAAGCAGTGAAATCCTCGCCGTGAACCCGGCAGCTCTCGCGCTGTCCTTCGGCTCGGATCTCGGCCCCGTCGCCGAGGACTTTAATGCCTCGGTACGTTCTTATGGTGATCAGTTCTACCCGTCGGCCGTTTCTTCCTCGACAACCGCTCTGGCAAGCAGCACCGGTTCGGCTCTGACGCTCAATGAGCTCTTTGGCAGTTCCGTTGAGGCGCAGGGCACCATCCTGGTGCGCGTGCAGCAGCCGCTGCTGGCTCTTCTGCCTTATTTGATCGGCCAGTGGACTGTCGGCGATGCAGTGGTGCTCGTGGAAGATGGCGTGGAAGTCACCGAGCGCTTGCGTGAGGGCGAGCGCATCAACTTCGACTATGAGCCTGCCTGCTAG